In Ferrimicrobium sp., a single window of DNA contains:
- a CDS encoding Sir2 family NAD-dependent protein deacetylase, translating into MTDLEQRIRGLQLAPMVAFTGAGLSTAAGIPDYRGPNGIWTKDPSAAKLSRVSQYRSDPELRRRLWRDRLTNPLYCAQPTQGHQLLESLANSGTLTGVITQNVDGLHRLSTGHSYPLVELHGCIQETRCLCCGDIQPMDQALTRVANGDSDPTCLRCRDVNRSGGLLTSNTVTFGEPVPPTRLETAQKLIDNAQVLLVLGSTLSVNPAARLVAFALERERQVVVVNQGPTRYDNRGVIKIHADCQEFLRILASKIHHAA; encoded by the coding sequence ATGACCGACCTCGAACAGCGTATCAGAGGCCTCCAGTTGGCACCCATGGTGGCCTTCACCGGTGCTGGTCTCTCTACCGCTGCTGGCATCCCCGACTATCGCGGGCCAAATGGCATCTGGACCAAGGACCCCTCTGCAGCAAAGTTGTCGCGCGTGAGCCAGTATCGCAGCGATCCAGAATTGAGAAGACGCCTGTGGAGGGATCGCCTCACCAACCCGCTCTACTGCGCCCAACCAACGCAGGGACATCAACTTCTTGAATCACTCGCCAACAGCGGCACGCTTACCGGTGTGATTACCCAAAACGTCGATGGCCTCCATCGGCTGAGCACCGGCCACAGCTACCCACTGGTCGAACTGCATGGATGCATCCAAGAGACTCGCTGTCTCTGCTGTGGAGATATCCAACCGATGGACCAAGCGCTCACTCGCGTAGCCAACGGTGATAGCGACCCAACCTGCCTCCGTTGCCGCGATGTCAATCGCAGCGGTGGCTTGCTCACCTCCAACACCGTAACCTTCGGTGAACCAGTCCCGCCCACAAGACTAGAAACGGCCCAGAAGCTCATCGACAACGCCCAAGTCCTTCTCGTGCTCGGTAGCACCCTCTCTGTCAACCCGGCAGCCCGACTTGTCGCGTTTGCGCTTGAGCGAGAACGCCAAGTTGTCGTAGTCAACCAGGGACCCACTCGTTATGACAACCGAGGAGTCATCAAGATTCATGCAGATTGCCAGGAGTTTCTCCGAATTCTCGCTAGCAAAATACACCATGCCGCCTGA
- a CDS encoding TIGR03618 family F420-dependent PPOX class oxidoreductase, protein MATPPKLEFLATNHHAVLGTYRSDGGVQLSPVLAVPMSPTTIGVSSRETAIKTRNLRRNPTAFVCAFPDSFFGSWIQADGIATIYSLPTAMDRLIDYYRLAAGEHNDWASYREAMVTEHRVLIEIAVTRIGPTVSG, encoded by the coding sequence ATGGCAACTCCGCCCAAACTAGAGTTTTTGGCAACGAACCACCATGCAGTTCTTGGCACCTATCGCAGCGATGGAGGAGTCCAGCTCTCTCCGGTCCTCGCAGTACCAATGAGCCCCACCACCATCGGGGTCTCGTCGCGAGAGACCGCCATCAAAACCCGAAACCTTCGTCGGAACCCCACCGCTTTCGTCTGTGCCTTTCCCGATTCCTTCTTTGGCAGCTGGATACAGGCCGACGGGATCGCTACCATTTATTCACTGCCAACAGCGATGGATCGACTGATTGACTATTACCGTTTAGCGGCGGGTGAACACAACGACTGGGCAAGCTATCGTGAGGCAATGGTGACAGAGCACCGAGTGCTCATCGAAATCGCCGTGACTCGCATCGGACCAACCGTCAGCGGATGA